One region of Terriglobales bacterium genomic DNA includes:
- a CDS encoding prolyl oligopeptidase family serine peptidase: MSSPFPSDLAVQPRGGRIAWVFAAKGARNVWIADAPDFRARRVTRYSGDDGQAISSVRLTPDGKTIVYARGSETNNDKEVANPNSSVEQPRQQVWAMEIDGAAQPRLLGEMACGEEGCEDIQISPDGQTALWAARKQLWVAPVAGGVPAKALAYVRGDNSDPKWSPDGKRVAFRSDRGDHSFIGVYDAQRDTILWLAPSVDRDLFPRWSPDGRQIAFIRLPGRQQRQPLIPVAPQPWSIWIADASTGTARAIWRSAADLRSSFPRLTADASFQFANGRIVFASEQDGRNHLYSVATSGGPATLLTSGDFDVEHVSLSVDRNSVLYSSNQDDVDRRHLWRVAVAGGRPQALTRGQTIEWRPMETGDGKFVVCFGSSGTSPAMPYRLTSSGREMIAPEALPADFPSAQLVEPKQVIFKAEDGWSIHGQLFVPRGRTAPGPALVYIHGGSMRQMLLGFHYGYYYHNAYEANQYLASLGYVVLSVNYRTGIMYGRDFREPPDGGWRGASEYKDIVAAGRYLQSLPIVDPKKVGLWGGSYGGFLTAMGLARNSDIFAAGVDLHGVHDWSTLRRIGGPASDAPDALAAAKLAFESSPNASIATWKSPVLLIQGDDDRNVAFSQTVDLAQRLRARGVPFEQIVFPDEIHDFLLWRNWVRAYAAGAEFFDRILKRGESVGEAMQTAQ, from the coding sequence ATGAGTTCGCCGTTTCCCTCCGACCTCGCGGTGCAACCGCGGGGCGGCCGCATCGCCTGGGTCTTTGCCGCCAAGGGTGCGCGCAACGTGTGGATCGCCGACGCACCCGACTTCCGCGCCCGCCGGGTCACGCGCTACAGCGGCGATGACGGGCAGGCCATCTCCAGCGTGCGGCTTACGCCCGACGGCAAGACCATTGTCTATGCTCGCGGCAGCGAAACCAACAACGACAAAGAAGTGGCCAATCCCAACAGCAGCGTGGAGCAGCCCAGGCAGCAGGTTTGGGCGATGGAGATTGACGGCGCCGCGCAGCCGCGCCTGCTCGGGGAAATGGCCTGCGGCGAAGAAGGCTGCGAGGACATTCAGATCTCGCCCGACGGCCAGACCGCGCTGTGGGCGGCGCGCAAGCAGTTGTGGGTCGCTCCCGTCGCTGGGGGCGTGCCTGCCAAGGCGCTGGCCTATGTCCGCGGCGACAACTCCGATCCCAAGTGGTCGCCCGACGGCAAACGTGTGGCGTTCCGCAGCGATCGCGGCGATCACAGCTTTATCGGCGTCTACGACGCGCAGCGCGACACCATTCTCTGGCTGGCACCCAGCGTGGACCGCGATCTTTTTCCCCGCTGGTCACCTGACGGCAGGCAGATCGCGTTCATCCGCCTTCCCGGACGCCAGCAGCGACAGCCGCTCATCCCCGTGGCGCCGCAACCCTGGTCCATCTGGATCGCCGACGCCTCCACCGGCACTGCGCGCGCGATCTGGCGCAGCGCCGCTGACCTGCGCAGCTCCTTTCCGCGGCTCACTGCCGACGCGTCGTTCCAGTTTGCCAACGGCCGAATCGTCTTCGCCAGCGAGCAGGACGGACGCAACCATCTTTATTCGGTCGCGACCAGCGGCGGCCCCGCAACGCTGCTCACCTCTGGCGACTTCGACGTCGAGCACGTCAGCCTCAGCGTCGACCGCAACAGCGTGCTGTACTCGTCGAACCAGGACGATGTTGATCGCCGCCACCTCTGGCGCGTCGCCGTCGCGGGCGGCCGCCCACAGGCGCTGACTCGCGGCCAGACCATCGAGTGGCGCCCCATGGAGACCGGTGATGGCAAGTTCGTCGTCTGCTTCGGCTCGAGCGGGACCTCGCCCGCCATGCCGTACCGGCTGACGTCGTCGGGCAGGGAAATGATCGCGCCCGAGGCGCTGCCGGCAGACTTCCCCTCGGCACAGCTCGTGGAACCGAAGCAGGTCATCTTCAAGGCCGAAGACGGCTGGAGCATCCACGGCCAGCTCTTCGTTCCCCGCGGACGCACCGCGCCTGGCCCGGCGCTGGTCTACATTCACGGCGGCTCAATGCGCCAAATGCTGCTCGGTTTCCACTACGGCTACTACTACCACAATGCGTACGAGGCGAATCAGTATCTCGCCAGCCTGGGTTACGTCGTCCTGTCGGTGAACTATCGCACCGGCATCATGTACGGACGCGACTTTCGCGAACCGCCCGATGGCGGGTGGCGCGGCGCCTCCGAATACAAAGACATCGTCGCCGCCGGGCGGTACCTGCAGTCTCTGCCGATCGTCGATCCGAAAAAGGTTGGTCTATGGGGCGGCTCCTACGGCGGATTTCTCACCGCGATGGGCCTGGCCCGGAACTCCGACATCTTTGCCGCCGGTGTTGACCTTCACGGGGTTCACGACTGGTCCACGCTTCGCCGAATCGGCGGGCCGGCCAGCGATGCGCCCGACGCTCTTGCCGCCGCCAAGCTGGCCTTTGAGTCGTCGCCGAACGCCTCGATTGCCACCTGGAAATCGCCCGTGCTCCTCATCCAGGGCGACGACGACCGCAACGTCGCCTTCAGCCAGACGGTGGACCTGGCCCAGCGGCTGCGGGCCCGGGGCGTGCCTTTTGAGCAGATCGTTTTTCCCGACGAAATCCACGACTTCCTGCTTTGGCGCAACTGGGTCCGCGCCTACGCCGCCGGCGCCGAGTTCTTCGACCGCATCCTGAAGCGCGGCGAATCGGTCGGCGAAGCAATGCAGACGGCACAGTAG